The genomic window CACCGCCCCGCCCGAGGGCATCGACACCACGGCCTTCCGCGACCACTGCGTCTGGCGGGAGGGCTCCGGCGAGAACACGGTGTGGCGTCAGCTGGTGGGCTCGGGAATCCGGGGCGTCGGCGGAACGGCCTTCCTGTACGAATCCGACGACCTGCGCAGCTGGCGCTACGTCGGCCCCCTGCTGACCGGCGACGCCTCGCAGAACCAGGGTGAGCTCGACTGGACCGGCACGATGTGGGAGTGCGTCGACCTCTTCCGGCTCGGCGAGGACGAGGAGGCCGGCCGTACCGACGTGCTGGTCTTCTCTGCCTGGGACGAGGGCACCACCCACCACCCCCTGTACTGGACCGGCCGCTACCAGGGCGACACCTTCACCCCGACTGGCCTCCACCGCCTCGACTACGGCGGCCGCTACTTCTATGCCCCCCAGTCCACCCGCGACGAGCACGGCCGCCGCATCATGTTCGGCTGGCTCCAGGAGGGCCGGACGGACGAGGCTGACGCGGAGGCCGGCTGGTGCGGTGTGATGTCCCTGCCGAGGGTCGTCACGCTCGGCGCGGAAGGCGGCCTGCACCAAGCCCCGGTGCCTGAACTGGCCGTGCTGCGACGGGAGCGCGTGGAGGTGTCGCCTGGCCCGCTGACCGGCCCGTACACCCGGCTGCACGCCGTGCGCGGGGACGAGCTGGACATCGAGACGACCCTGCGCCTCGCCCCCGGAGCCACCGCGCAACTCGTGGTACGTGAGACACCGGACGCCGCCGAGCGCACGGTCGTCGAGGTGAGCAGGGCACACGCCGGAACGGGCGGCACCCTCCGCCTGCACCGCGAGGCCAGCAGCCTCGACCCGACGGTCGACACCGAACCCCGGTACGGCGAGCTGGCGTTGGACGACGACGGCCGAGTCGACCTGCGCATCCTCGTCGACCGCTCCGCACTGGAGATCTTCGCGAACGGCCGCCCGCTGGCCGCCCGCGTCTACCCCACCCGCCCCGGGGAAGCCGTAGGCGTCGGCATCGGTGCCCACGGCGACGTGACCCTGGAGCGGTTCGATGCCTGGCAGATGGCGTCGGCCTTCACCGACGGACCCCGGCCGCTGTGGCCGTGACCGTCTTACACACGACCACGGCCCCGGGGGTGGACGTCCCCCCGGGCCGTGGCCCACCCTTCCCCGCTCTTCCTCAGGAGCCGCCATGAGCGTGTCCCGCCGTACCCTCCTGCTCGCAGGAGGCACCGCCGCCGCTCTGCTGCCTCTCGGAGGCATCATGCCCGCAGCGCAGGCCGCCACCCCGAGCGCCGTAACAACCCCCGATCCCATCCCTATCCCCGACCCGATCCCCGTCACCGGTACCTGGACCCGTACCTCCGACGGCGGCCAGAAGGTGACCGCCGGCAGTCGCGGGCCGGCCCTCGCCCTGTCCGAGCAGCAACTCGCGACCAAGGGCACGTACGCGGCTCGCACGACACCCGAATCCGCGTCCGCCGTGGGCGCGCTGGTTTTCCGGGCCGCCCTGGACGGCTCGACCGGATACGCGGCCGCCCTCGACCCCGGCCGCGCCCGCATACGGCTCTACGACCTAGCGAGCGGCGACACACTCGCCACCGCTCCACTGCCGGGCGCGCGGACCGGAAAGCCCTACGACCTCGAAGTGGCCGTGGACGG from Streptomyces sp. DSM 40750 includes these protein-coding regions:
- a CDS encoding glycoside hydrolase family 32 protein produces the protein MTHDLTLPSGSHTAEGLAERALRDPHRPRFHFTSPGGWLNDPNGLSHWNGVYHLFYQYNPLAAAHHRIHWGHATSTDLVHWADEPVALAPGSDGPDRDGCWSGVLVDDRGVPTLVYSGRHGEHELPCVARGSTDLRYWTKDPANPVITAPPEGIDTTAFRDHCVWREGSGENTVWRQLVGSGIRGVGGTAFLYESDDLRSWRYVGPLLTGDASQNQGELDWTGTMWECVDLFRLGEDEEAGRTDVLVFSAWDEGTTHHPLYWTGRYQGDTFTPTGLHRLDYGGRYFYAPQSTRDEHGRRIMFGWLQEGRTDEADAEAGWCGVMSLPRVVTLGAEGGLHQAPVPELAVLRRERVEVSPGPLTGPYTRLHAVRGDELDIETTLRLAPGATAQLVVRETPDAAERTVVEVSRAHAGTGGTLRLHREASSLDPTVDTEPRYGELALDDDGRVDLRILVDRSALEIFANGRPLAARVYPTRPGEAVGVGIGAHGDVTLERFDAWQMASAFTDGPRPLWP